CTATCTCTACGGAAGTTGTAGCTTTGGCTGACTGTGAATCATCGTCCGACTCTGAGTCACTGGAATAATTGACTAGACCCATGAAAAATACCGTTTTCCTTGTGAATGGCAAAATACTGTCTAAGATCTAGATCCAATCTCGGATCTGCAAATGCTATGCTTTAAACGTATGAATATATTCGTATATGCGCTTTTAAATGTTTCGCTAACTTCACGtcttccagaaccagattTGCTTGTGACATCTGCTCAAAATGAGAGTATCAACCATATTAAGAATgcaaggaagaagaacttctATGTGAGTGAATATTGTCGATAGTACAGCCCTTATTGATTCTGGATCTGCTTTAGAAACTTTTTtaatactaacaaattCAGCATAGAGCCCAGTAAATACCAAAACAGCACCAACTTTGCCATGACCCCGGCTGCTTATAGAGCCCGTCGTCCATATATGGTCAAGAATATTTTGCTTGGTGCATCACTTTTCGGATTGGTTGTTGGTATCTGTAAGTATATATTCTGGCTCTGTGTAAATCTTGACTTCGACTTCTTATGCCTTTCATACTAACCTCATGCAGATGCTTATACCTCTGTTATGTTCCGACCCGATGATTTCAGTGACGTACCTATTCCTCCCATGAGTGAGGAACAGCTTGCGGCCCTTCGTGAAGAGCGTGAGCGTCTGATTCAGAAGAACCTCAAGAAATAAGTTTTGTTAGAGTATGAATCACCACTTTTATTGTATATAGTAATTTATAAGATTCTCTGATTGTCCGAAATTTTCTGACTATACTGGGATGTATGATAATGTCAAATTCTGTTCGTTTCTACTAGACGAATAGCAGGAGCTAACCTGATAATTTACAGAGCATCTCATGACATGACCGTCTCCGTCCGTAGCATCTAGTCTTAGTAGACTACTTTGCAAACTTTCAAAGCCAAAGCCtggaaaatatcaaaaggTGATGCTACAACTAATTCAACTGCTTCTATgccaatttttttattaattcaTAAGAAATCCGAAGCGAATTTTGCAcgaatatatatatatatatatagactCATgtcgagaagaagataagGGTTAGGCACTTTATATAAAAACGGTTAATCAGTGCGATAATCTGCCTGAAAATCAACTGTTGAACGCGATCGTAAGACATCAATCTCCAAATCACTGTCAACAAAGAATATCCATCTCTTCTAAAGCCGAATATTACATCAACGACTTGTAGTCAGCTGTACTGTTGTATTCTTTAATTCACAAATGGACGTTACAGTGGACAGTACAGAAGCTCAAGATGGCGGTGTGCAAGAATTGCAAGACCTATATCTAGCTTTGGAGTCCGACTTATATCTTCCTGAAACACACATCAAGTTAATAAACAAACTGCGTGAACTGTCAATGGTTGATGAGTTGGAGGCCGCGAGGTCTGTCATGGAATCAATTCTCGCTCCGTCGCAACAAATCTGGTTGGACTGGATAGAAGACTATCAAACATGGGGCAAAAGTGTTGAAGAAATatctaatttattttccaCTGCACTCAAGACATGTCCAACTGTGGATATTGTTGAGGTTTATGGCAGATTTATCTTGCAATTGATTGAAAACGGGGTTATCAAAGATGCGTATACTGGAATTGACGACTCCGAGTCTCCTCTTAACCAGCACCTCATGAATTTAGCTGGCGGGCTAGACGAAACTCAAAACAATATTGCCCAGAGCCACAAGGCTTGGAATGCATATAGGgatatttttgtatttttgcTGGCGCAAGAGAAGGCTAGTCAATCGGGTACTACTTTAAAGATCCTTCCAAGGTTGAAAGAACTTTATCTCGCTCGGCTTCGAATCCCCCATGCCGAAATCGCAACTACGTTTTCCGACTTTTCCACTTTTGTAACCACTTATTACAATTCAACCTATGAGGGAGAAATGGTGGCTGCTAACAAAATCTACTCTGAAACGTTGAAAATACTAAACTATCGTGATAGCTGGGAATTGAAGTTAAAATCGGATCCATCTTTGCAAACGTTTGCTGATTACATTCAATGGGAGCTGGAAAGACCAAAGCGATACTTCCGTGCAGATCTAGTACAGGGTCTTTATGAGCGCGTCATAGAACTCTACCAGTATGTGGCTCTAGTATGGGACGATTATATCATATTTCTTTGCGAGCAGCCAAAGTCCTTTTCAAGAAAGACTGTGGAATCAGCTATCCAGCGAGCAACCAAGTCCTGTCCAACTTCGGGCTCTTTGTGGGCACATCGCATTAGGGTGTCAGAATCGTATGGGGCAGATTTCGAGGACATTATAGGCTTGAAAATGACAATAGATGATATATCTGCTTTTGCagctgaaaatgaagatTATGACAATTGGAAACCGCTCGCCCTTGCTTGGCTAGCATATTTATTTCGAGCTAATACTTCATCTGACAACCTCTTTATCGACCAGCTTAGGGATGACTGTAACTTTTCACTTGAAAAATCATATTCTTTCGGCAAACAAGATCCTAACTTTGAAGTTGAGTCACTTGTCATTGGCATATTTACCCGTCTAGGCGAAAGCGACAATGtcagaaatatttggaAGCGAGTATCCAAGTACCAAGGTACCAAGGCTATATTTTGGCTAAAGTGGTTTGAATGGGAAAAGTCACAGAGCGGTAATTCCTATACGAATGCACTTGACGTTTTGAAGATACCCCTGTCGCGAAATAATATTGACTGGCCTGAAATGATCATTCAAGCTTATACTGAATTCGAAAGACTGAATGGCAGTGCATACTCCACGCAACAGTCTGTAATCACTTCTCGGAGAAAGCTATACGAGATTGCTAAGAAGCGAAGCAAGGAATCTTATGATCAACAGTTATATCAAGATTCAGAGACTGGAACGAAAGAAAATGCTGAATTAAATATAGAAGGACCATCTGCCAATGCTGAGAATGCAAGCGAGACCCCGTCATCTAAAAAGCGTAGTCATGAACAGGTCGAAAGTTCAAATGTTTCAGATGCGCCCACAAAGCAACCCAAAACGACTGACCACAGAGATAGAGAGCATAATACTGTCATAGTCTATGATCTCCCTTCCGAAACTACGGAAAAAGACCTGGAAGGCTTCTTTAACGAATGTGGTAATATTGTCTCCGTTATTCAGCATACAGAAGCTAATTCCGCCGTTGTAGAGTTCTCCAACCAAGATGATACGAAGGCGGCTCTGACTCGTGACCACAAGTCTataaaagataaagaagtAAGAGTCACTTCAGGGTACCAAACTACTTTGTTTGTAACAAATTTCCCTGCTTCTGCTACCAAAGAGAGCCTAACAGAGCTCTTTAAAAAATATGGTCAAGTTATCAGCGTACGCTTTCCTTCTCTTAAGTACAACACTAACCGGAGATTCTGTTATGTCCAGTACCTATCATCAGAGAGTGCTAAGAGTGCTGTTGGAGAGTTAGACGGTTCGGGGAtttttgatgaagaggaaaagCTAGTTGTCAAGATATCCGACCCGTCAAATAAACAGACCCGTTCAGGAGGCAATGCTGAAGGACGGGAATTGTATATTAAAAGTGTTGATTTCAGTCTAAATGAGGACTTTGTACGCTCGACTTTTGCGAAGTACGGAACAGTTGAAAAACTGAGGCTCCCACCATCGAAAAGGCCTGGTAGACTTCACGATGGTTATGGGTTTGTAACGATGTCAACCGTTGATGAGGCAAATACCGCTATCGAAGCTTTAGATGGATCTATTCTTGGTGATACTGGAAGAGTAGTATCTGTATCCATTGCGGGAAAGGCTCCTAGTAAAAAGTCGACTAAAgtcgtcaaaatcaatcacAATGACCAATCAAGGAAGCTTACTGCTAGCGAAATCGAGTCAaaaactatttatatatccAATCTTTCGGATACGGTTAACGATGCCCAGCTAAGGTCAATACTGGAGAAATACGGCCCATTGCATAAGATTGTTTTGAAGCCTGATCTAGAAGGCGCCATTGTAGAATATGAGACTGTGGCTGACGCTGGTAAGGCATCGCTATCTCTCGACGGCCAGAAAATTGCTGATAAGCCCATTAGGCTTGGTTCCTCCATTGTCAAGCCGGcgccaaatccaaaaaagaGCACAATGTTTATGCCTCCAAGTGCCCGAGGAAAAAAGCGttaaaatttatttattcatgATTAGTCATGATAATGCAGTCTATAGTAAATACATGCTATACTTCATTGGATTCCCTTCCGCAACTCGGTCAAGACGATAGTGGACTTTTCTTCTCCGATAAGagtttcaatatcattacGCACTTCCTGATTTCCAGGCAAAATTTTGAGCAAAGCCGCTCCAACACGGGCTGATTCTATACGAACCTTTTCGTGATTCAAATCTCTGGAGCAAACCTTAACAATCGCTTTCCAAATCTTTAGCAGACTATCTGCGTCTTTCGAGTCCACTTCGCCAGAAAATAGTTCAGTTATGCTGATAGCATGCTGAGCAACAGCTAATTTAGTCTTCCAGGTGATTGGCGCCTTGCTATGTTCCAATGCATTAATCAAATAGCCAGCAATCGTGTCTACCACCCCGTTATTATTACCTAATGTCACGCTTTTAACAACTCCTTTAAGGACCTTCAATCGTACATCTTCTGTAGGGCCACTATTATTTTCGCCATCCTCCATATTCGTGTCACCATCAGAGTCCTCGTCACTTTCATTCAAAGTAGGATCCAAATACTGTGAACTGACTTCGAAAAGAAGCTCATAAAGTTGGCTTTGGTTCAGCTGCGAAATATACTTGCCTGCAGACTGAATAACCTCGACCTGGTACTCCttatttcttctcttgaCCTCAGTGACAACTACTGAATTTAGCTTCTCTAGCAGCTCCGGAGAGGAAACAACACTGCCCTTGAAATTGACTGCAAGAGTAACAAGAGCATCGAAAACTATCTCTTTACCCTTCCAGCTACGACCGCTTGACGCTTGAATAAGAACATTGAATAACTCAAGGATATCTTGAGGAACACTGTCACTGCGAGTTTCTTCTCCCATTGCAACTGCTGCATCAGCAACACTCTTCGCCGCCACTTGCCTGATATCCCACTGCTGGCTGGAAAGATTTTCCCTTACTATAGCAATGATCTCATTCACGTACAATCGAATAGCTCCTGTGCCACCTGTATTATCCGACCAAACATGTTCAAATGCTTCCTTTACTTGAGCATCTGGGTCGTGTTTGGCAATGAACACAAATGGGAGCATAGCAGACGAAATAGCACTGAACTTGTCAGAAGCATGCTTGGAGATGCCATTGACACCCAGTCCAGATACAAGTCGGGCTCTCTCACCGACATCTGGACTTGAAAAGTATAGCTTCTGTAAATATGCAACATAATCAAGTACGGCCTCAACAGGGGCTGGTCTACACAAGTACCCACACGAAACGGCATACGACTGGGAAACCAGACTATTCCTATCCATTAGTTGAGATTTGGCAGCTAATAACAGCGCTTGCGAGTGAGGGCCAATTTGATAAAGATTCCTCATTACCAGCGAAACCACTACACGACCGGCTCCGAGCTTAGAAGGAAGACCAACTGATTTTTTTATGACAGAAGAAAGTTTGGGAATCAACGCTTCCAAAGATTCGTCATCTAGTCGCTCAATCATTTGCTCGATAGCTTCCATCATAGGAGATGTACGCAAACTGGACATTCTGGACGCATCTATATCATTAGAAGTGAGACCATACTTGTCTGCATTCAATGCAAGATAATTCATAGCCTGGGGCTCTAATGTAGAAAGTAAGCCAAGAAGCTCTTCAATCAATCCAGGGATATATGGCTTCAAGGGTGGGCTGTTGCTTTTACATAACTTCAAAAGGGTCTGCAACGAAAACGATTGAACTTCTTGTGACTCGGATTGGATACCCGAGTTACCCATCAAGAATGGAATAAGatctttcaaaatattcgCAGCTTGTTTTTCAGATGCAGCGCCAGATTGGACGTCAACATGGCGTACGAGAGAGGTAGTCAACCCTCTGGTCAACTGCATACCCGCCACTCTGACACTCTCTTTAATATCGTCGACAACTCTAAAACTCATAAGCCAGATTCTTTGCAAATAGTGCTCATATTGTTGAAGTAGCTTGCCTTGCAATAGGTCTGATAATGCCATGGTACTTGCCTGACGAATACGCCATTCACGATTTCCCATTCCCGTCAATAATTCCTCTAAAATGTCTATaaaattgttgttgataacaGCGGTATTGTCACGTACTAGAGCGTTCCAGATACCTTTCATAGACTCTTGTACCGAACTATTAGGATCAAACCTATACCTGTATAGCTTGGGGATAAGATTCTTGGACAATTTTGGATTGGATTCGAACAAATCATCCAGATTTGCCTTTGAGAAAATAGTGTTTAGACCGAATGCGGCACCCTTTCTAGATTGCCAAAGAGACGAATTCGCAGCAAGACTCATAAACTTGTAAACCAAGCTAGGGTCACCAACCTCAGATGCAAGACTTAAAATGTCTTTGTAGGTTGAGATCGATCCATCACCAGTATCTAGAACACCGGGCTCAAATAATTGGGTTTCGGCAGTGACTGTTCCGCCATTCGTGGCCAATTTGTCCGAAGTAAAAGACTGAACCAAACCACGAATCATACTATCTTTGAGCTTCGAATCTGCGATATCGTACACAATACTAAGACCACGAGAAGCAGACTCCTGGACGACATCATCTCTGTCAACGAGGAATTTCATGAATGCAAGATGTACCTGTTCTAATCTCGATCGTGCTTCAGGCAAATGTCCACAATATCTGGTTAAACTGAGCAACCAAACACATGAAAATCTTCGCAAAGAAGGCTTGGGAGAACTGCACTTGACCAAAACTTGGTCCAAGACACTACCTAGCTGTGATGTAGTTGATGGAGATAACAAATTCACCCCTTGAATATCTCTGTATCGTTCTCCAAGAGTTGAATCCCATCCTGCAGCGGCAATACTGAGGGCTTCTCCACTCATGAACATGAAATCAATCTGTTTGCCGGTATGAAGCTCAAAAATAGCATCAATATACTTCTGCTTTgattcagtagcagcagtactTGTTATACATCCAACCGCAAAAATAGCTTTGTCATTGTCAGCCTTTGCCAGAGTCAGCAGTTTACTAATAACTTCTGGAGTGACAAAATCAGAATTCACAGCTCCCGAGAGGGCAAGCTGCGAAAATGCATCTACGGCAGCTTCCATAGTTAGCACATCGGCCGACCTAGTTTGTAGGATGACATCAGTGATTGCTTTCACTGATTTTGCATATACTTCTTCAGGGAGTTTTCTATTTCGAAGGGCCAGTCTAGAAATTATA
This is a stretch of genomic DNA from Sugiyamaella lignohabitans strain CBS 10342 chromosome C, complete sequence. It encodes these proteins:
- the PRP24 gene encoding Prp24p (Splicing factor that reanneals snRNPs during spliceosome recycling; reanneals U4 and U6 snRNPs; GO_component: GO:0005688 - U6 snRNP [Evidence IDA] [PMID 11720284]; GO_component: GO:0005634 - nucleus [Evidence IEA,IEA]; GO_function: GO:0003723 - RNA binding [Evidence IEA]; GO_function: GO:0017070 - U6 snRNA binding [Evidence IDA] [PMID 20181740]; GO_function: GO:0003676 - nucleic acid binding [Evidence IEA]; GO_function: GO:0000166 - nucleotide binding [Evidence IEA]; GO_function: GO:0017069 - snRNA binding [Evidence IPI] [PMID 16410014]; GO_process: GO:0008380 - RNA splicing [Evidence IEA]; GO_process: GO:0006397 - mRNA processing [Evidence IEA]; GO_process: GO:0000245 - spliceosomal complex assembly [Evidence IMP] [PMID 10022888]; GO_process: GO:0000244 - spliceosomal tri-snRNP complex assembly [Evidence IDA] [PMID 9452384]); this translates as MDVTVDSTEAQDGGVQELQDLYLALESDLYLPETHIKLINKLRELSMVDELEAARSVMESILAPSQQIWLDWIEDYQTWGKSVEEISNLFSTALKTCPTVDIVEVYGRFILQLIENGVIKDAYTGIDDSESPLNQHLMNLAGGLDETQNNIAQSHKAWNAYRDIFVFLLAQEKASQSGTTLKILPRLKELYLARLRIPHAEIATTFSDFSTFVTTYYNSTYEGEMVAANKIYSETLKILNYRDSWELKLKSDPSLQTFADYIQWELERPKRYFRADLVQGLYERVIELYQYVALVWDDYIIFLCEQPKSFSRKTVESAIQRATKSCPTSGSLWAHRIRVSESYGADFEDIIGLKMTIDDISAFAAENEDYDNWKPLALAWLAYLFRANTSSDNLFIDQLRDDCNFSLEKSYSFGKQDPNFEVESLVIGIFTRLGESDNVRNIWKRVSKYQGTKAIFWLKWFEWEKSQSGNSYTNALDVLKIPLSRNNIDWPEMIIQAYTEFERLNGSAYSTQQSVITSRRKLYEIAKKRSKESYDQQLYQDSETGTKENAELNIEGPSANAENASETPSSKKRSHEQVESSNVSDAPTKQPKTTDHRDREHNTVIVYDLPSETTEKDLEGFFNECGNIVSVIQHTEANSAVVEFSNQDDTKAALTRDHKSIKDKEVRVTSGYQTTLFVTNFPASATKESLTELFKKYGQVISVRFPSLKYNTNRRFCYVQYLSSESAKSAVGELDGSGIFDEEEKLVVKISDPSNKQTRSGGNAEGRELYIKSVDFSLNEDFVRSTFAKYGTVEKLRLPPSKRPGRLHDGYGFVTMSTVDEANTAIEALDGSILGDTGRVVSVSIAGKAPSKKSTKVVKINHNDQSRKLTASEIESKTIYISNLSDTVNDAQLRSILEKYGPLHKIVLKPDLEGAIVEYETVADAGKASLSLDGQKIADKPIRLGSSIVKPAPNPKKSTMFMPPSARGKKR
- the ECM29 gene encoding Ecm29p (Scaffold protein; assists in association of the proteasome core particle with the regulatory particle; inhibits proteasomal ATPase activity; degraded by the mature proteasome after assembly; contains HEAT-like repeats; protein increases in abundance and relocalizes from nucleus to cytoplasm upon DNA replication stress; GO_component: GO:0005737 - cytoplasm [Evidence IEA,IEA]; GO_component: GO:0005737 - cytoplasm [Evidence IDA] [PMID 14562095]; GO_component: GO:0005737 - cytoplasm [Evidence IDA] [PMID 22842922]; GO_component: GO:0005634 - nucleus [Evidence IEA,IEA]; GO_component: GO:0005634 - nucleus [Evidence IDA] [PMID 14562095]; GO_component: GO:0005634 - nucleus [Evidence IDA] [PMID 20620957]; GO_component: GO:0005634 - nucleus [Evidence IDA] [PMID 22842922]; GO_component: GO:0000502 - proteasome complex [Evidence IEA]; GO_component: GO:0000502 - proteasome complex [Evidence IDA] [PMID 12408819]; GO_function: GO:0032947 - protein complex scaffold [Evidence IDA] [PMID 20620957]; GO_process: GO:0043248 - proteasome assembly [Evidence IDA] [PMID 20620957]); translation: MLLTGAFAGPKKEDAKLSPLAELTFFPLLVASHDRITDIFRPADEALRRLIPQFDLERLPVVEKLYALALGDITTPPVKQVVQTHIVQLIAKSKVGVNVGDGPKRLIQMSFESDNIKSMKAGVELIRAVARNTDEEKLKPVARELARRLYEWIISTGWPRLNTGSSAAKDMHTGSLRRQTYETLGALARRVPEILNDNSEDVGNLGLIKFLFESLAKDSPDMKPSIQEALSEVIPVLDVISEDARPALNELLFSYLSDPTSDQGCKYVSIRYAVRVTPFNNAMARLLCLYGLDRANRPDVIEEAKRGLHPYWYHNANSHYNNQDVSNVEFPSFQDMLAIVQERMFVQSANGPQLKTPFNVLNFALIFLEQILVMEAVKGKTSVLQATEENWDTTLDTAIVVDQNVRGLFRDYINSAIPLDQLISFIDMNLWASKQNSAELPDAVKIWLRILSQSGPKIISENIPKIPEIVALVDSAKAKLLQASANALAIIITTDEVAIQDIVNLIESWISQAGSSGTSITSFKHRGHLYAIGYIISRLALRNRKLPEEVYAKSVKAITDVILQTRSADVLTMEAAVDAFSQLALSGAVNSDFVTPEVISKLLTLAKADNDKAIFAVGCITSTAATESKQKYIDAIFELHTGKQIDFMFMSGEALSIAAAGWDSTLGERYRDIQGVNLLSPSTTSQLGSVLDQVLVKCSSPKPSLRRFSCVWLLSLTRYCGHLPEARSRLEQVHLAFMKFLVDRDDVVQESASRGLSIVYDIADSKLKDSMIRGLVQSFTSDKLATNGGTVTAETQLFEPGVLDTGDGSISTYKDILSLASEVGDPSLVYKFMSLAANSSLWQSRKGAAFGLNTIFSKANLDDLFESNPKLSKNLIPKLYRYRFDPNSSVQESMKGIWNALVRDNTAVINNNFIDILEELLTGMGNREWRIRQASTMALSDLLQGKLLQQYEHYLQRIWLMSFRVVDDIKESVRVAGMQLTRGLTTSLVRHVDVQSGAASEKQAANILKDLIPFLMGNSGIQSESQEVQSFSLQTLLKLCKSNSPPLKPYIPGLIEELLGLLSTLEPQAMNYLALNADKYGLTSNDIDASRMSSLRTSPMMEAIEQMIERLDDESLEALIPKLSSVIKKSVGLPSKLGAGRVVVSLVMRNLYQIGPHSQALLLAAKSQLMDRNSLVSQSYAVSCGYLCRPAPVEAVLDYVAYLQKLYFSSPDVGERARLVSGLGVNGISKHASDKFSAISSAMLPFVFIAKHDPDAQVKEAFEHVWSDNTGGTGAIRLYVNEIIAIVRENLSSQQWDIRQVAAKSVADAAVAMGEETRSDSVPQDILELFNVLIQASSGRSWKGKEIVFDALVTLAVNFKGSVVSSPELLEKLNSVVVTEVKRRNKEYQVEVIQSAGKYISQLNQSQLYELLFEVSSQYLDPTLNESDEDSDGDTNMEDGENNSGPTEDVRLKVLKGVVKSVTLGNNNGVVDTIAGYLINALEHSKAPITWKTKLAVAQHAISITELFSGEVDSKDADSLLKIWKAIVKVCSRDLNHEKVRIESARVGAALLKILPGNQEVRNDIETLIGEEKSTIVLTELRKGIQ